TTGAAAGGAACTTACCCCAGCCTTAGAACCTCGGCCCTCAAAAACTAGCTTTATCATCTCTTTAAAACACCTTACTTGTATAAAACGTGTGAGAATTGTATACATAAAACCTATTCCTAGAAGCAAATAAACTAATATTGGACTCCAGACATAACCGTTTAACCAATTCACAATGTCACTCATCGAAATCCCCCTTGTTCAAAGATAAATTTTTAATTCGACGATTAAACCGATAAAAGTTCATTTAGGTAAGCTTGCAAATGACGGCAATCGGTCCCGTGAAACGTTCCCGAAATAAAGGCTTTGACATTTGAAATGATCGTATGCACCCACTTCAAAAACACCTCGTTTATCATGGGATACCAGATAAATCATGTGGAATCGCTTTCATAACGGAGTCAAGGCTTTTCAAAGATTATACCAACGGTAACTATGGTTTGCTGCCGACAACTAATAAATTCACAACATTTGTCCCTTAATAAAGACATTTGATTTAATTTTTACTTGCCCAAACAATTCAAGAGGTAATTTACAATAATTCTAGAATAAATTTGCATTTGTGAGTACTTTATCTAAAAAATAAACTTTTCCACCCCTCCAATTCCATAGGAAATTTCAATTTCATCTGCCTTTTTGTAAACGCTATCAAATTTGTTTGCGTTTTCTAATCTGATAATTAGATTAGAAAAATATCTTTATTTGTAACTACTCATTCTGCACGAAAATACTGACTCTAAGAAAAACCTATATTCCATCCGAACACAATATGTGCCGTTGTTTTTCTCTTTAGTATCCATGTGCAATAGATGAGTGGTTACTTTATTAATCCAAATATAATGTATATTTTGAAAACAGACACTAGACACAGTGTTAAATATTGATGCCTATTATTTTTACATTAATATTTGTTACAAATTGATTGGGGCAGACTACATCGTGACAATAAAAATACCTGGACAAATAAATATGGCCCAGGTAAAGGGATTTTAGGAGTCGGTGATTGTCAACGAGTATCAAATACTCCACTTTAATCTTTACTGTAAATTTCGAATGGCGTTCTTCAACGTACCGATAATGAAATCCACATCTTCATCGGTAGCGGATAGCGGTGGAGATAGAGCAATGACGTTATTATAGCCAGCCACCGTATCACCATTTCGGCCAACAATCAATCCGTTTGCTTTGCATTCTGCTATCACTTTTCCTACTTTTGCCGCCGCAGGATCTTTGGTCACCTTGTCTTCAACAAGCTCAATTCCAAGCAAAAACCCAAAACTGCGAATATCGCCTACAGACGGATGATCTAACAGTTCCACCATCTCTGCTCTGAGACGTTCTCCCAAGATGTGTGCACGTTCAACCAGGTTTTCCCGCTCCATGATTTCCAGATTTTTAAGTGCGAGTGCACAAGCTGCGGGCGTTCCACCAAATGTATTCACGTGGCGGAAATAACCATATTCTTCGGAGGTCTTGAATGTTTCATAGATATCCTTGCGCACTGCAGTGGCGGAAAGTGGGAGATATCCACTAGTCAAGCCTTTGGCCATCGTGATGATATCCGGTTTCATATTGAAGTGCATATGACCGAATTTTTTCCCGGTACGGCCAAAACCGCAAATCACCTCGTCAATAATGAGCAGAACCCCGTGTTTGTTGCAGACCTCCTGCACTTTTTCCATATATATCGGATGTGGGACTATGATACCGCCACCTGTAATGGCAGGTTCCATAATCACACCAGCAACCGTTTCTTTCCCTTCCCAAATGATGGTATCTTCAATAGATTGGGCACATTGCAAATTAAACTCTTCTATACTTTGGCCGGCGGGACGACGATAACTATCAGGTGGACGAACATGAACAAAGCCAGGTGCCAACGGTTCATATTTATATTTTCGCACGGCTTGGCCAGTCGCCGCTAAAGCACCCATTGAATTTCCATGATATGCACGATAGCGTGACACGAATTTATACCGGCTGGGTTCTCCATTTTGTTGGTGATACTGCCTTGCTATTTTAAAGGCGGTTTCATTGGCATCAGAACCGCTGTTCGAGAAAAAGATGACGTATTCACCCTCTAGCCACTCATTTAATTTTTCGGCTAATTGAATCGCTGGCAGATGGCTTTGAGCCAATGGGAAATACGGCATAGTCTTTAATTGATCATAGGCAGCTTGTGCCAATTCTTCTCTTCCATATCCTACGTTGACACACCATAAACCGGACATCCCATCAAGATATTTCTTTCCATTACTATCTGTAACCCATGATCCTTCAGCCTCAACAACCACCGTGGGAGGAACCGCTTCGTTATAAGGTACAAGATGATGCCATAAATATTTTCGATCTTTAGCAATTAGATCTTCCGTTTTATTTTGAGCCGTAATCATTACAATTTCCCCCTTTCGAATTAATAACGTGCCGTTAACATTTTCTTGCGGGTATAGAACTCCACTCCATCACGGCCATTAGCATGAAGGTCACCATAGAATGATTTCTTATATCCGGAAAACGGGAAAAATGACATCCGAGCTGGTACCCCAATATTAATTCCGAGCATCCCAGCATCTATTTCATCACGGAATTGTCGTACCGCTTTTGCACTATCTGTAAAGAGACATGCACCATTTGCAAATTCAGATCGATTCGCAAGAACAATCGCTTCATCCAAATCTTTAATGCGTACAATCGAAAGTACAGGCGCGAAGATTTCTTCTTTCCAAATGGACATATCCGTTGTCACATGATCAAAAATGGTAGGCCCTACAAAATAACCGCGGCCATCCGTTTCATGATTCTTTCTTCCATCACGGACAAGTACAGCGCCCTCTTTTTCCCCAGCTTCAATGTATCCAATGGTTCTGTTCTTATGAGAATCACGGATCACAGGACCTAAAAACACACCCTCGTCCAGTCCATTACCGATTTTGATTTCATCCGCAGCTTTTTTCAATCTGGTTCCAAGTTCATCCGCAATTTCATCTATAGCAACAACAACCGAGCATGCCATGCAACGTTCACCAGCAGAACCAAATGCCGCACTGATAATTTGCTTGACTGCCTGGTCTAGATTTGCATCTGGCATAACAATTCTGATTCTAAACCACTTGCAATATCAGGAAGTTGTGTTCCCATCATTAATGTTGGAATACCTGCTGCAAATTCTACACATTCAATGCCTCGTAGCACTTCACCGTATGCTTCTTCGTAGCTTTTTCCATTTTCCACTGTTATGAAACGAGCCAATTCTCCCCAGTGATCCACAAGAAGCTGTTGATATTTGAAAAGAATGCGTGCCCGACGTGGTACAGGAGTTTTTTTCCATACTTTAAAAGCATCTTTTGCTGCTTTTACCGCATAGTCAACTTCTTCACGATTCGATAGTGGTACATAAGCAATTATTTCACCAGTTGCCGGGTTCATTACTTCTTCATAGCGCTCAGATTTAGATTCTACCCATACACCGCCAATAAAGTTTTTTAAATTCTTGACTTTTTCAACAACTGTCATACGCAACCTCCCATGTTCTCTGAATCTGGTTTTCAAACACTATCAATCTATATTCGCAAAAATATCCTAAATTGTTCCAACTAACTAATAAGAATGGGTTCTTTATTTAATAAATCATCTATAGGAAAATACCTATAGCCGTGAACTTCAGCCACCGATTTACATGTCACATTACCTTCTATTACGTTAATTCCTTTAGCCAGTGCTTTACTAATCCTGCACCCGTCTCGATCCATACTTCATGTCCACTATTTTTAAAAGCAGTAACAACTGCAGGAGTCATGCCTACCCTATTTTCACTATTTTTAATCTCTTTTGGTATGCCGATTATCATATAAGATTTTCACTCCTCACCTTTGGATTTTTGTCTACATGCTAACTATACAAATCATTCAAAACACCTTCATTAGACAAAACGTTAAAGAAAAGGCTATTAACTTTTAACATTTGCTTCGGTATTACCCATAAGAGGATAGAATTTGATTTGTATGAACCCTGGATTTGTCCCAGTAACTAACCTTGAAGATTCACCTAAAGATGATGTATCATTGCTTTAAATAAAAACGCTTACAAGATTTATTTACATTAGCGTTAAAATCAACTTAAAACGAAAAAATGAACATCACTAAAGGAGATGGGGCATTTGGAAGTCGAATTTATGCTAACTTTATATGATGTACTCAAGCGCCCACTCTTTCAACAAGCGCAAGTTATAGCAGGAAAAAATGGGCTGCATCGTCGCATTCGTTGGGTTCACGTACTCGAAATATCAAATTTTGCTCCATTTGCATTAATTCTCGGTGAAGAAATGATTTTAACATCAGGGATTGGGTTTCATTCGGGAGAAGATAACTTAATCCACTACATGCAAAAACTAATAGAATTAAATGTCTCCTGTTTATGCGTAGAAATGGGAGAGTATCTACAATTTATTCCAGATGAAATGATTGATATTGCAAATCAGAACAATTTTCCATTAATTGTATTTCCGAAAATGGTTCGCTTTGTTGATATAACACTAGATCTGCATCCTTTAATCATCAATGGTCAGTATAAAATGCTACAAAGTCTTCTGGAGGTATCTCGTGAATTTAGCCGTTTATCACTAACATCTCAAGGTACCACGGATGTTATTAAATTGCTTCATAAAAGCACGCAAAACCAAATCATTTTTCTTCCGCTTGATGGAACCCCTTATGTTGCACCGAAAATGGAACATATTGCTCAAAACAAATTATTAAACTTTCTCAAAGATCATGTACAGATTTTACTAGATAAAAATACAAGTTCTCCTTATACCTTAAAAAAAGATGATCAAATCATTCTGCTGCAACCGGTAGGGGCGATGGGACAAACATGGGCATTTATTGCGATGGTAAGTGACCAAGAACCTCATGAATATCACTCTTTAATAATTGAATCAGCCTCACTTTCTATTTCACAAGAGTTATTAAGAGAACGTTACATGGAGGAACGAAAACTTCATACAGAAAATCTATGGGTAGATGATTTATTGAATGATCGAATTGAAGATGATTTGCAAATAAAGAAATTTGTTGGCCCGAATTACCAAAAATGGAATGAGATGAGCTGCCGTGTTTGTATAATTGAATTGGAAAGATCATCCGTTGGCGGTCTTGATTTTTCGAAGGATTCCTTAGATTTAGCAGGCTCACATCTTTCGCTAATCGTTCGTTCAGTTTTTAAACAACATGCTTTCTTGCCTTTTATTACGACAAAAGGAAATCGAATTGTTATATTGGTCCTGGATTTAATGGATAAAGCTAAAGAAAAAACACTAAGTAAAGAAAGGCTTCAATACGTACTGAGTTATATAAATAATTTGAGTTTGAAAAAAAAAGTGAGTGATTTTCAATTATATTTCGGGGTTGGACAAACATATGTTGGATTTAAAAATGCGCATCGAAGTCATGATGAAGCTGTAAAAGCATTATCGATTCGTTCCCAGTACAATAAAACATTTATTTTTTATGATGATCTTGGTTTTTTTCAACTACTTATTGATCTCAATGAAAAAAATATGCTTGAAAGCTTTGTTCATCATCATTTGGGACCATTGATTAAAGAAGATAAGGCGAAAGGTAGCGATCTGCTTCGCACAATGAAAGTTTACTTAGAAAACGGTGGTTTAAAAAAACAAACCGCTGATGCCCTTCACATAGTTCGACAATCACTTTATTATAGATTGGAAAAAATCGAAGAACTCCTTGGAAAAGAATTTATGTCTCCGGAAAATCGGTTAACAATTCAATTAGCTTTATATTCATACGCATTCTTATATCCAAATAGTTTTGATATTGGATCAATAGATTAGACACAAATCAAAATTTTTGAGCCTTTCGATTATTGCCGTTTTATTGGCACGATCAGCACATGTCTTACTAACATTTCAATACCGCAAACCGTAGAATGAATGTACATTAAAACTAGCGTTTGCATAACTTCCGAACTCAGATCTACCTTTGGTGATAACATTCGGTTTTTTGTTTTTCACCCATCATTTTAAAACTTGCTTCGGTAAAGCACCTGTCTAAGGATGCCTGGATGGATAACAAATATGACTAAATAAATTACACTTTTGTAATGTAAATTTTTATAATCTCTTTTAACTGTCCATAATGACTAATGCAGTATCGTTCGAACAAGGAAGATCAGGCCTGTTCCTTCCTACATACAGCACACGAATTGAGGATCCTCAGAGTTTCTGCGTACGCTAATCCGGTGATGCAGATACTTAGGCTGAAAGTGACGACTTTCGGCCTATTCGTGTGCAATAAAAAAGACCGCTACATTTGCGGCCAAATATCATAAACGGTTAAATTAAGAACTTTTGCAATGGCATACGCTTTATCTAAAGCCGGTACCGCACCATTCATATATGCATGTATTGCATTTCTACTTATACCGGATTTTTCAGATAGCCAAGTAACCGTGAACCCTCGTTCCTCTTTGATTTGTTCCAATCGACATTCCACGTTTACCACCTCACAAATGCATTCGTTCAGTGGCTTGTCGAATCCTTTGGTGAGGATTGTCGAAACATTTTTAGAATAACAATCGTAATATTTATTGATATTTGCCACTATATATAGTACTATAATTACAGAGGTGAGGTTGATGAGTCAGTTTGAAAAACTATTACAGAAAATCAAGAATAATCCGAAACAAGTTAGCTTTGAGGAACTCGAAAAGATTCTGCGTCGTTTAGGATTCGAAGTTCGTCAACCTCGCGGCGGTTCTAGTCATTATGTATTTCTAAAAGGACCAAAACAAATATCCATCCCAAAACACGGAAAGCATGTCAAAGTTATATATGTAGAACAAGTAATTGAGACATTGAAAGAAGAAGGAGTGATGTAAGATGACCGAAAAGAATCTTGATTATTACCTATCTCTTCCGTATACCATTACGCTGATCCCTGCACAAGAAGGTGGCTATGTGGTTAAGATCAACGAGCTGCCGGGTTGTCTTAGCCAAGGAGAAACTGTCGAAGAAGCGTTGTCCATGATTGAGGATGCCAAACGAGCTTGGATCGAGGTTGCTCTGGAGGTAGGAAACGATATACCTGAACCGGTTCGGGGTGAGGAAGAGTATTCGGGCAAATTTAACGTGCGTGTACCTAAGTCTCTTCACCGCCTGCTGGCCGAAAAAGCTAAAGAGGAAAAGGTCAGCCTGAACCAATATGTGAACTATCAATTGTCACGTAGCGTTGGTCATCTTACCAATAGAAACAAGGGTGTGTAATTAACTTCACCATGGCATGGTTTTTTGTCGAAACTTTTTTTAATTGTAAACTCCCATTTGGTACCAAAGTAAAATTTATCGGTGTTACAATATCAATAGCCATTGACACACCTTTGCCGTCTGCTGTGAGGTTGGCGGCTTTTTTATGCGAAAAAATATTTTGAAAAATGTATTGCATAAATCAGCGCCTTAAAAGCAAAGCTCCACAAACATAATAAAAGTGGTTATAAAGGTGTCATATGGAAGTACTGATACGTAAATAAAAGAACGATCTTTCGTATCGCCGATCTGATGAATCGAATTATAGGGGTGAAAAATTTCACCCCTAACGCAAAAATTTTTTATCTTAACTTGTACTTGTCCATTTTATATTTTAATAATTGTTTGGAAACACCCAACCGTCTGGCAGTCTCTCCTATTTTCCAGTTTGTCGTTTTTAATTCACTGATAATGATCTCTCTCTCAAATTCTTCAACAGTATCTCTTAAAGATTTTACTTTTATGTCTGCACTTCCATTTATTTCTGCGCTGTCACTCATTGAATTTTTACCAGAAATACGGATCCTTCGAGGTATATCATACAATGAGATTTGATTTGAACAAGCATTATTATAAGCTGTTTCAATAGCATTCCTGAGCTCTCTTATATTCCCCGGCCAGTCATATCCTTTAAAACACTCTAAAACCTCCTGTTGAACGCTATCAATAAATATGTTCATATTATTGTTGTAAAAATTTATAAAATATTCCACTAGTACTTCAATATCTTCTTTTCTCTCCGTCAAGTTTGGCAAGTCGATCTCTACAACTCCCAACCTAAAAAATAAATCCTCTCTTAATCTTTTCTCAGCAAGTAGAATGTCCGGATCTTCGTTGGTTGCCGATATCACCCTTATATCTACATTGATATTTTTCTTGCCGCCTATTCGCCTAACTGTCTTTTCTTCAATCGCTTTCAGAAGCTTTACTTGAAGATTGATATCTAAAGAGTTTACTTCATCTAAGAACAATGTGCCACCTTCCGCTTGTTCAAATAGGCCAGGCATTTCTTCCGATCCTGTAAAGCTCCCTTTCGCCGTTCCAAACAAGATACTTTCCAATAAGCTTACAGGTACAGCGCCACAGTTCAGAGAAATAAACGGTTTTTCATACCTATCACTTAAATTATGTATGGCCTGTGCGACAACTTCTTTTCCCGTACCTGTTCTGCCATATATTAATACTGTAGAGTTTGTCCTTGCTATTTTTTCAATTTTATTTTTAATGGCTTTCATCCTTGAATTGACGGTTATTATGTTATCAATCGTATAGATTGTATTGTTTTTTCTGTAAATTTTATGGCCTGCAAATTTATCCAATGATCGAATATTGTCTTTCCTAAAGTAGTGTTTTGAAAATTCTATCGCCCCAATTATTGTATCCTCTTTTTTGATCGGGTACGTGGAATTTTTGCTTACAAAGGTGTTCCCTTTTTTGGTTATCAGTTCCTGTCTAACATTGCAAATTGCTACCCCATTTTTTAATACGTTCATCACTGTACTATTCTCATTCGTAAGGTCTCTATAAAATGAGGTTACATGTTGTCCTATAAACTCTTCAGGCCTTGTGCCAAGTTCTTTAAGAACATTTAAATCAGCCATATCATAAAAAACGATGACTCCATGTCCATCTGTTACCAAGATATTGTCATAGGCGGACAAGTCCTCAAAATTCCCCAGCGCCATGTTCAACATTTCACCATCCTATCCAAAGTCAGCATAACATACTAAACATGAAACCGGAAACCAAAAGCAAAGCTGCGGAAGCCAAAATCATACAAATTTTATATAAAAAATGTTAGGAAGTGTGAATGTTTCGATAAACTGAATCTTTATATACGAAAATATATATGCAGCGATTCGGGTAGAGACTTTTCGATTCCGAGCAGTTGCTAAAATATTTTGCACAGCAGCTACCATCTTTTGTTTCAGTTTATCGTTGACTTCTTCTTCGATCCAATACCATCCCTGGTTGTTTTGTACCCATTCGAAGTAGGATACTGTCACTCCTCCGGCATTTGCCAAAACATCCGGAATAATCAGCACTCCGCGTTGTGTTAAAATTTTATCTGCCTCAGGAGTTGTGGGACCGTTCGCCGCTTCCACGATAATCGATGCCTGTATATCATGTGCGTTTGCTTCTGTAATTTGATTTTCCAAGGCTGCCGGAATTAAGAGATCACATGGTTTCACCAGCAGTTCTTCATTTGTTATAACGTTTTTGAAAATCGGTGTGACCATGCCAAAGGAATCTTTTTTGTCGATCAAATCAGGAATTTGCAGCCCCTCTTCATCGTAAATTGCACCTCCTGCATCGCTGATTCAAACAATTTTGGCGCCCATTTGATGTAAGATTAAAGCCACATTGCTACCCACATTTCCGAATCCTTGTACAATTACACATAACCCTTCGATTGACTGGTTTCTGGTTTTTGCCGCTTCACGGGCTGCAACACAGACACCAAGCGCGGTAGCTTTTTCGCGTCCTGCTGATCCCCCTAAGATAAGTGGCTTGCCAGTAATAAAGTTAGGAGAATCATATTCCCGGATCCGGCTATACTCGTCGTACATCCATGCCATAATCTGGGCATTTGTATATACATCCGGCGCAGGAATATACTTTGCCGGCCCGACAACCTGGCTGATTGCACGCACATATCCGCGAGCTAAAGCTTCTTGTTCCCGAAACGACATTTGACGTGGGTCACAAACAATTCCACCTTTTGCACCGCCATAGGGCAATTCGAAGATTCCGCATTTAATGCTCATCCAAATGGATAATGCTTTCACTTCTTCTAACGAAACGTTTGGATGGAATCGAATCCCACCTTTTGTTGGCCCTACGGAATCATTGTGTTGTGCACGAAAACCGGTAAACACTTCAACATGACCATCATCCATATGAACAGGAATTCGTACCGTAATGACTCGAACTGGTTCTTTTAAGAGTTCGTATACTTCTTTTACGTAACCTAATTTTGTTAGTGCATCAAAAACCACTTGCTGAGTATTTCCAAGAACGTCATCTGTTACAGGTGGAGCAGCCGCTCCAATTGAGAGACGTTTGTTAGCTTTATCCATCTAATTTTTCCCCAACGACAAAACACCTCTTGGTTCAAGACCGAATGAACGGGCCTCAATATGTTTTAACTTCTTAGAAATATTTAACACTATATTGCACACGCAATTTTCATGCCAACTTTAAATAAATGAATCATCTTTATCGTTTCATGCATTCAAATTATAAGCGCAATATTTTTTTGCGCTTATTGTTGTTTTTTTGCATAATGCAAATTTTTTTGCAATCTTTTTGTTCGAATTAATCTAATAATATCTACCAAATTGTATGCTGAAAAAGCTTAAACCGGTAAGAAATCCCATTATAAAACGGAAGAAAACACTATATTGGAAATATAGAAATAAATGTAAATTAAACAGTGCATGTATAGGATGCGGAATACAAAAAGAGACCCCGTTCAAATCAGGATCTCTTTTCACTATCCACATCTACAATTGGCCGTTCAGTTGTTGATCCGTGTAGGATCGGGAGTTGACACAGTCCTAGTCTGTACCCCGCTTCCCGCAAACAAGGTGAGAATGAAGGACAACAAACTTGATACGCCAAGAGTTACGATGCCCGATTTGACAAACCCTATTGGCAAGAAAGCCGCAAACACCGGGCCTCCCAGCATTGCGCCTATATTAAATAAAAAGAAAAGCCATCCAGTAACGATTCCGGTAAGTTGTTCCTTGACGGAATCCTGGCCAAGTGCTGCTGCCAAGCCTACAAAACCATTCCCTGCCCCAAATACGAATGTAAAAATGCTAAGAGCTGTCAGATCCCGACCCACACTGAACATTCCCACTCCACTGATAAGAAGCAACAAGGATGCCAAGCGAACCACATGCTTTCTCCCGATCTTGTCAGCCAGCATTCCTATTGGAAACGTACTGATCAGCGCTCCCAATCCATACATGGATGATATTGCAGCTGCCTGAATTGGATGGATAGACTGTACTTTTAGAAGATATTGGCTATAAAACCCTAAATACCCAAATAAAGAAATTCCATAAAGTAAGATGGCAACTGACAAAATACAAACATTTTTGTTCAAAATTCCCTTCATTCCAATCCTGTGTTTCTCTACTTTCTTATATGTTTTGGGAACAATCAAATAAAAAGCAACAAGCGAGAGGACTGCCAAAATCCCTGAAATCACAAACGGAACCTGAATGTGGGGTAAGAATGGCGAAATAATATAGGGAGCAAAAAATATACCTGCACCATAAATGACACCAAATACGGATATCGATCTGCTTCGCGTCTTCGGAAAAATATCCCCTAAAAAGGCTATGATTGCAGGTTGAAACATTCCTATGCCAATTCCAACCAGAAGCCGAGCGATGATTAAAGTGGCTAAACTGCGTGCCAACCCACTCACCAAAGTAAACACAGCGAAAATTGTCACGGAAATAAGAATTGTGTATTTCACCGAAAATTTATCAAACAAAATACCCCCTATCATACTGAACAAGGCCATTCCTACCGCGTATCCAGTGGCTAAAACACCGAGCATCGCAGGTGCTGCTTGAATATTCTGTACAACATATGGAGCGGCAAACTGAAACAAACTTCCATCAAATCCCTCTAGGAAACCAGGGATAACGGAAACCATGACAATCAGAACAAAATACGCTTTGCTTCTACCTGCAATCGAACGTATTGTCTCATCATTTCTGAGACCAAGCGGCTTTGCCATATTAACTCTTCCAATAGCATCGGTTTGAAGTGCTCCAGCGATTTTGAGCACTTGTTTCATCATCTTAAACACAATTCTGCGAAAATTTACAGAAAACTGGAAAATTGTGCAATTACGATAAAAACTTCAATGCAGCGTTTACAAAGATTTTCACACCGTATTCCAATGCATCTTCATCAATGGTGAAACGAGGATGATGGTGTGGATAAACGATTCCTTTTTCCTGATTCCCTGCACCGATTACAAAATAGCATCCCGGTGCCTTTCGTAAAAACGCTGAAAAATCCTCGGCCCCCATTTTGGGTTTTTGCAGGTCAATCGCATCGTCACCGTATACTTCGAGAACTGTTTCTTCAATGACACGGGTCACCTCATCGTTGTTAATAACCGGAAAATACCCGTATTCATAGCGAAACTTATAAGTTGCTCCATGCGCTTCCGTAATCCCTTTCACGACCCGTTCCATATGAACCGGCACGGATTTACGGAATTTCTCGTCAAAACTCCGAACCGTGCCAGCCATCTCTACGGTGTCGGCAATCACATTTGGTGCTTCTCCTCCTGTAAACTTTCCGACTGAAATTACGAGGTTATCCAGCGGATCTGTATAACGGGAAACAATATGCTGAAGATTCGTGACCACTTGTGCGCCAATCGCAATGCTGTCGATCGTTTGATGAGGTGCAGATCCATGACCGCCTTTCCCTTTGATCGAAATCCAAAAGCCGTCCGGAGCCGCCATCATGGGACCATATACAATTCCTACTTTTCCAATTTCAAAATCTGATATCAGATGAGCACCGATGACAACATCAACCCCCTCCATCACACCGGCATCTACCATTTCCTGCGCCCCACCCGGAAAATACTCCTCTGCATGCTGAAACAAAAAGCGTATTTCCCCCTTGATTCGTTCCTTCAATCCCGTAAGAATCTTTGCAGTCCCTAGAAGCATGGCCGTATGTCCATCATGTCCACATGCATGCATGACACCAGGAGTCCGAGAAACAAAAGCAAACGTATT
Above is a window of Fodinisporobacter ferrooxydans DNA encoding:
- a CDS encoding type II toxin-antitoxin system HicA family toxin; protein product: MSQFEKLLQKIKNNPKQVSFEELEKILRRLGFEVRQPRGGSSHYVFLKGPKQISIPKHGKHVKVIYVEQVIETLKEEGVM
- a CDS encoding PucR family transcriptional regulator, giving the protein MEVEFMLTLYDVLKRPLFQQAQVIAGKNGLHRRIRWVHVLEISNFAPFALILGEEMILTSGIGFHSGEDNLIHYMQKLIELNVSCLCVEMGEYLQFIPDEMIDIANQNNFPLIVFPKMVRFVDITLDLHPLIINGQYKMLQSLLEVSREFSRLSLTSQGTTDVIKLLHKSTQNQIIFLPLDGTPYVAPKMEHIAQNKLLNFLKDHVQILLDKNTSSPYTLKKDDQIILLQPVGAMGQTWAFIAMVSDQEPHEYHSLIIESASLSISQELLRERYMEERKLHTENLWVDDLLNDRIEDDLQIKKFVGPNYQKWNEMSCRVCIIELERSSVGGLDFSKDSLDLAGSHLSLIVRSVFKQHAFLPFITTKGNRIVILVLDLMDKAKEKTLSKERLQYVLSYINNLSLKKKVSDFQLYFGVGQTYVGFKNAHRSHDEAVKALSIRSQYNKTFIFYDDLGFFQLLIDLNEKNMLESFVHHHLGPLIKEDKAKGSDLLRTMKVYLENGGLKKQTADALHIVRQSLYYRLEKIEELLGKEFMSPENRLTIQLALYSYAFLYPNSFDIGSID
- a CDS encoding type II toxin-antitoxin system HicB family antitoxin, coding for MTEKNLDYYLSLPYTITLIPAQEGGYVVKINELPGCLSQGETVEEALSMIEDAKRAWIEVALEVGNDIPEPVRGEEEYSGKFNVRVPKSLHRLLAEKAKEEKVSLNQYVNYQLSRSVGHLTNRNKGV
- a CDS encoding sigma-54 interaction domain-containing protein, producing the protein MALGNFEDLSAYDNILVTDGHGVIVFYDMADLNVLKELGTRPEEFIGQHVTSFYRDLTNENSTVMNVLKNGVAICNVRQELITKKGNTFVSKNSTYPIKKEDTIIGAIEFSKHYFRKDNIRSLDKFAGHKIYRKNNTIYTIDNIITVNSRMKAIKNKIEKIARTNSTVLIYGRTGTGKEVVAQAIHNLSDRYEKPFISLNCGAVPVSLLESILFGTAKGSFTGSEEMPGLFEQAEGGTLFLDEVNSLDINLQVKLLKAIEEKTVRRIGGKKNINVDIRVISATNEDPDILLAEKRLREDLFFRLGVVEIDLPNLTERKEDIEVLVEYFINFYNNNMNIFIDSVQQEVLECFKGYDWPGNIRELRNAIETAYNNACSNQISLYDIPRRIRISGKNSMSDSAEINGSADIKVKSLRDTVEEFEREIIISELKTTNWKIGETARRLGVSKQLLKYKMDKYKLR
- a CDS encoding helix-turn-helix transcriptional regulator, coding for MECRLEQIKEERGFTVTWLSEKSGISRNAIHAYMNGAVPALDKAYAIAKVLNLTVYDIWPQM
- a CDS encoding MFS transporter, which produces MAKPLGLRNDETIRSIAGRSKAYFVLIVMVSVIPGFLEGFDGSLFQFAAPYVVQNIQAAPAMLGVLATGYAVGMALFSMIGGILFDKFSVKYTILISVTIFAVFTLVSGLARSLATLIIARLLVGIGIGMFQPAIIAFLGDIFPKTRSRSISVFGVIYGAGIFFAPYIISPFLPHIQVPFVISGILAVLSLVAFYLIVPKTYKKVEKHRIGMKGILNKNVCILSVAILLYGISLFGYLGFYSQYLLKVQSIHPIQAAAISSMYGLGALISTFPIGMLADKIGRKHVVRLASLLLLISGVGMFSVGRDLTALSIFTFVFGAGNGFVGLAAALGQDSVKEQLTGIVTGWLFFLFNIGAMLGGPVFAAFLPIGFVKSGIVTLGVSSLLSFILTLFAGSGVQTRTVSTPDPTRINN
- a CDS encoding aspartate aminotransferase family protein; protein product: MITAQNKTEDLIAKDRKYLWHHLVPYNEAVPPTVVVEAEGSWVTDSNGKKYLDGMSGLWCVNVGYGREELAQAAYDQLKTMPYFPLAQSHLPAIQLAEKLNEWLEGEYVIFFSNSGSDANETAFKIARQYHQQNGEPSRYKFVSRYRAYHGNSMGALAATGQAVRKYKYEPLAPGFVHVRPPDSYRRPAGQSIEEFNLQCAQSIEDTIIWEGKETVAGVIMEPAITGGGIIVPHPIYMEKVQEVCNKHGVLLIIDEVICGFGRTGKKFGHMHFNMKPDIITMAKGLTSGYLPLSATAVRKDIYETFKTSEEYGYFRHVNTFGGTPAACALALKNLEIMERENLVERAHILGERLRAEMVELLDHPSVGDIRSFGFLLGIELVEDKVTKDPAAAKVGKVIAECKANGLIVGRNGDTVAGYNNVIALSPPLSATDEDVDFIIGTLKNAIRNLQ